The Desulfovibrio sp. G11 region TGAAGGACTCGGAACCTGCCTGGAACGCAAAGAAGGGCAGCCCCGTGTGCAGGTTGTCTGCGCCGAAAACCGGACAGACATGACCGCTCCCGATGTCATCCTGGCTTGCGGCACTGCATCAGCCGCTTTTCCCGGCCTTGCGCCCGACCACCAGTGCGTACTGGACAGCACAGACCTGTTGCAGTCTGCTGCCATTCCCGAAAGCCTGATCATTGTCGGGGCCGGAGCCATTGGCCTTGAAATGGCGGACTTTTTTTCAGCCATGGGCAGCAAGGTCACAGTAGTGGAGGCGGCTTCGCATGTTGCCCCCACTGAAGACCCGGATATTGCCAAAGAGATGCTCCGTGCCCTGACCAAGAACGGCATAACCTGCCATGAGGGAACCAGGGCTAAAGACCTGCGTACCGTTGACGGTAAAGCCCAGCTCAGCCTTGAGGACGGAACAGTCATCACGGCGGCCAAAGCCTTGGTAGCCGTTGGCCGCAGCCCAAATACCGAAGGGCTTGGCGTGGAAAATCTGGGCGGAACAAAAACCCCCAGAGGATACGCCCAGGTGGATGAAAACCTGCAATGCGCGTCCGGCCTGTATGCTGTGGGCGACATCAACGGCCTTACCCTGCTGGCCCACGCCGCCGAACATCAGGCAGCCTATGTGGCCCGCCGTATTCTCGGCCAGGCAGACGGTCCCTATGAATCCGGACCTGTACCTTCCTGTGTATATGGCGGCACGGAAATCATGCGTGTGGGGCATACTGCAACCGCCTTGCTGCAACAGGGCAAGTCCGTTGAAGTTTCACAGGCCCCTCTTTCGATGAATCCCATCGCGCAGGCAAGCGGCGGTACTGCCGGCTTTGTAAAGGTTGTCTGGCATGAGGGCCGCATGAAAGGCATCGCAGCCGTTGGGGCTGGCGTATCGCATCTGGTGACCGTGGCCCAGATGCTGCTCAAGGAAGGCTACAGCGGGCACAGATTACACGAAATCATGTTTGCCCATCCCACGCTGGATGAAATTGTGCCCATGGCCATCAATGCGCCCAGAAAGGCCGTTACGGCTGGATAATCGCCTGCGGGCAAGGAGATATCATGAATTTTCCCACTGACAGAATTTACCACGCCGACCACCTCTGGGCTCAGGAACAGGCGGACGGCTCCTGGCTGATCGGCATTACCGACTATGCTCAGGATCAGCTCGGCAGCGTCATCTTTGTGGACATGCCGGAACAGGGAACCCAATTTGAACAGGGCCAATCCTGCGCGTCCATTGAGTCAGTAAAAGTGACCAGCGAGGCGATCATGCCCATTTCCGGCACAGTGCGCGCCATCAACGATGCCCTTGCTGAGACGCCTGAGCTGCTTAATACCGCCCCCTACGGCGAAGGATGGCTCATACGCGTCACGGCCTTGCCCTACGATGCGGCAGCCTGCATGAACAGTGACGCTTATGCGGCCGTGATCGGCGCATAAGAACCCCCTGTTCCGACGGTCCGGAAGGTCCTCGCCAGGCTGCAAAATCCCCGACAGTTCATCTGCCGGGGATTTTTACATGTAAAAACAGTCTTTCCTTGGGGACGATTGCTTTTTCAGGATCCGGACCGGCAAATCGCATTGCTTTTTACACCAGCCGATAATCAGCTATGCTGAGAAGCACATGGTCACGACAACGTGGACTCTGCTCCCCCACTCGTACCCCGTTTGAGGCACCGCCTGGTGACAATCTGGAACACTCCGGGCAAACCAGTCCCCGACAATCTCACATCGCCAAAAACAAAGAAGTTCAAGGTGTTTTGAACAACCTTGAACTTCTTTGATGAAATATTGGTAAAGGGAGGGAATTGAATTGTTAAAATAATATACTAAAATATAGGAAAATATGATTACTTGTAAAGTAGTTAT contains the following coding sequences:
- a CDS encoding dihydrolipoyl dehydrogenase family protein, which encodes MQSFDVIIIGGGPGGTTAARTLAQGGKKVALIEDKHWGGTCLNCGCIPTKMLLGAVAPGSLLRAQERLRVVKGSVKVDFTALQGRVSRFTKGTSQTLAKALAGSGVTLFEGLGTCLERKEGQPRVQVVCAENRTDMTAPDVILACGTASAAFPGLAPDHQCVLDSTDLLQSAAIPESLIIVGAGAIGLEMADFFSAMGSKVTVVEAASHVAPTEDPDIAKEMLRALTKNGITCHEGTRAKDLRTVDGKAQLSLEDGTVITAAKALVAVGRSPNTEGLGVENLGGTKTPRGYAQVDENLQCASGLYAVGDINGLTLLAHAAEHQAAYVARRILGQADGPYESGPVPSCVYGGTEIMRVGHTATALLQQGKSVEVSQAPLSMNPIAQASGGTAGFVKVVWHEGRMKGIAAVGAGVSHLVTVAQMLLKEGYSGHRLHEIMFAHPTLDEIVPMAINAPRKAVTAG
- the gcvH gene encoding glycine cleavage system protein GcvH, whose product is MNFPTDRIYHADHLWAQEQADGSWLIGITDYAQDQLGSVIFVDMPEQGTQFEQGQSCASIESVKVTSEAIMPISGTVRAINDALAETPELLNTAPYGEGWLIRVTALPYDAAACMNSDAYAAVIGA